One part of the Tunicatimonas pelagia genome encodes these proteins:
- the uvrB gene encoding excinuclease ABC subunit UvrB: MDFILTSDYQPTGDQPEAINQLVRGTETGERAQTLLGVTGSGKTFTVANVVAELNRPTLVISHNKTLAAQLYGEFKQFFPQNAVEYFISYYDYYQPEAYIPTNNTYIEKDLQINDEIEKLRLSATSALLSGRRDVLIVASVSCIYGLGNPDEFGKNVVKLQEGDVLSRQKLLYSLVDILYSRTEGEFRRGNFRVKGDTVDIFIAYADFAYRIYFWGDEIEAIHRIDPHTGKKQAEERLVTIYPANLFVTGKDTQQVAIHEIQDDLVAQIGSFEKEQRYLEAKRIQERTEFDLEMIRELGYCSGIENYSRYFDRREPGQRPFCLLDYFPEDYLMVIDESHVTVPQVRAMWGGDRSRKVNLVDYGFRLPSALDNRPLTFNEFEMMINQIVYVSATPGDYELRESDGVVVEQVIRPTGLLDPVIEVRPSVNQIDDLLGEIDDRVKKSERVLITTLTKRMAEEMQKFLERAGVQSQYIHSDIKPLDRVEILRGLRLGEFDVLVGVNLLREGLDLPEVSLVAILDADKEGFLRNERSLVQTIGRAARNENGMCIMYADKITSSMQVAIDETNRRRNKQMEYNKKHGITPKTVLKSKEAIMGQTKVADSRKAPAKAYAGPDQTSIAADPVVAYMSKPDLEKLMNQTKKSMEKAAKELNFMEAARLRDELNDLKKLYENQE; the protein is encoded by the coding sequence ATGGATTTCATCCTCACTTCTGACTATCAACCTACTGGCGACCAGCCCGAAGCTATTAACCAACTGGTACGAGGCACAGAAACCGGAGAACGAGCGCAAACCCTACTGGGAGTAACCGGGTCGGGCAAAACGTTTACGGTTGCTAACGTAGTAGCCGAACTGAATCGGCCTACCCTCGTTATTAGCCACAACAAAACCTTGGCAGCTCAGCTCTACGGGGAGTTCAAGCAGTTTTTTCCGCAGAATGCCGTAGAGTACTTTATCTCTTACTACGATTACTACCAACCCGAGGCGTACATTCCTACCAACAATACCTACATTGAAAAGGACTTACAAATTAATGATGAGATTGAAAAGCTTCGGCTAAGTGCTACTTCGGCTTTGCTCTCTGGTCGGCGCGATGTACTGATTGTGGCTTCGGTTTCCTGCATCTACGGGTTAGGGAACCCTGATGAGTTTGGCAAAAACGTAGTTAAGCTTCAGGAGGGAGATGTGCTTTCCCGCCAAAAGTTGCTCTATTCGCTGGTCGATATTTTGTACAGCCGCACCGAAGGGGAATTCCGACGGGGCAACTTCCGGGTGAAGGGCGATACGGTAGATATTTTTATTGCCTACGCCGACTTTGCCTATCGTATCTACTTCTGGGGCGATGAAATTGAAGCCATCCACCGGATTGATCCGCACACGGGTAAGAAGCAAGCCGAAGAGCGACTAGTCACTATTTATCCGGCCAACTTATTTGTTACGGGTAAAGATACCCAGCAGGTAGCCATTCACGAAATACAAGACGATCTGGTAGCTCAAATTGGTAGCTTTGAAAAAGAACAGCGATACCTGGAAGCCAAGCGCATTCAAGAACGTACCGAATTCGATCTGGAAATGATTCGGGAGCTGGGCTACTGCTCCGGTATTGAGAACTACTCCCGCTACTTTGATCGTCGCGAACCTGGGCAACGTCCGTTCTGCTTGCTCGATTATTTTCCGGAAGATTACTTAATGGTTATTGACGAGAGCCACGTAACCGTACCTCAAGTGCGAGCCATGTGGGGGGGCGACCGTTCCCGTAAAGTGAACTTAGTGGATTATGGCTTCCGCCTACCATCGGCCCTGGATAATCGCCCACTTACGTTCAATGAATTTGAGATGATGATTAACCAAATTGTTTACGTGAGTGCTACCCCCGGCGACTACGAATTGCGCGAATCCGACGGAGTGGTGGTAGAACAGGTGATTCGCCCGACGGGCTTGCTTGACCCGGTGATTGAAGTTCGCCCGAGTGTCAATCAGATTGACGATTTGCTGGGTGAAATTGATGATCGGGTGAAGAAAAGCGAGCGGGTGCTAATCACTACGCTTACAAAGCGAATGGCAGAAGAAATGCAGAAGTTCTTGGAGCGAGCCGGCGTACAAAGTCAATACATTCACTCAGATATAAAACCGCTGGATCGGGTAGAAATTCTACGAGGCTTACGGTTGGGCGAATTCGATGTGCTAGTGGGAGTCAATCTGCTACGGGAAGGGCTGGATTTACCGGAAGTATCGCTGGTGGCTATTCTGGATGCTGATAAAGAAGGGTTTCTACGGAACGAACGTTCGCTGGTACAGACTATTGGACGAGCGGCTCGGAATGAGAATGGCATGTGCATTATGTACGCCGATAAAATCACTAGCTCGATGCAGGTAGCGATTGACGAAACCAACCGTCGCCGTAATAAGCAGATGGAGTATAACAAAAAGCACGGTATCACCCCGAAAACCGTACTCAAATCGAAGGAAGCCATTATGGGTCAGACCAAGGTAGCCGACTCCCGAAAAGCCCCCGCCAAGGCTTACGCGGGTCCCGACCAAACGAGTATTGCCGCTGATCCGGTAGTTGCCTACATGAGTAAACCTGACTTAGAGAAGCTAATGAATCAAACCAAGAAAAGTATGGAAAAGGCGGCTAAAGAACTCAATTTTATGGAGGCCGCCCGCCTACGCGACGAGTTGAATGACCTGAAGAAATTATACGAAAATCAGGAATAA
- a CDS encoding Uma2 family endonuclease: MEKYAIKLPKSLQFTDDEFYDFCQENRDLRFERNAHGEIIIMSPTGGLTGKRNGKLSAKLDYWNEEAGLGEVFNSSTGFLLPNGAMRSPDAAWVATSRWEALSYEEQEKFPPLCPDFVVELVSPSDTLKTSQEKMVEWMDNGCQMGWLIYPKEEKVWAYYDNKVEEFIGFDQVLLGQTVLPGFTFDLAWLR; this comes from the coding sequence ATGGAAAAGTACGCCATCAAGCTGCCCAAGAGTCTACAGTTCACCGACGACGAGTTCTACGATTTCTGTCAGGAGAACCGTGACTTACGATTTGAACGAAACGCGCACGGAGAAATTATTATTATGTCACCTACCGGAGGACTTACTGGGAAAAGAAACGGTAAATTAAGTGCTAAATTAGACTACTGGAACGAAGAAGCTGGTCTTGGTGAGGTATTCAATTCCTCTACGGGCTTTCTTCTTCCCAATGGAGCCATGCGCTCCCCAGATGCCGCGTGGGTAGCTACGTCTCGCTGGGAAGCGCTATCCTACGAAGAACAAGAGAAATTTCCCCCGCTATGTCCTGATTTTGTGGTGGAGTTAGTTTCCCCTTCGGATACGCTGAAAACTTCTCAGGAAAAGATGGTGGAGTGGATGGATAATGGCTGCCAAATGGGATGGCTGATTTATCCCAAAGAAGAAAAGGTTTGGGCGTACTATGACAATAAGGTTGAAGAGTTCATTGGGTTTGACCAAGTTCTTTTGGGACAAACTGTACTTCCTGGCTTTACCTTTGATCTAGCCTGGCTGAGGTAA
- a CDS encoding M42 family metallopeptidase — MNVDLLKNICEEAGAPGFEERVRQLVIKEVEPLVDHWEVDNMGSVVTIKKSKNNPDGKKVMVAAHMDEIGFMVTHVDDNGFIRFHTLGGFDPKTLTAQRVIVHGKKDLVGVMGSKPIHVMTPEERNKNPKTTDYFIDLGMKADEVKELVSVGNPITRERELIEMGDCVNCKSLDNRVSVFILIETLRQLGDVPYDVYGVFTVQEEVGLRGANVAAHAINPDFGFGLDVTIAFDLPGAQAHQKITSLGEGAAIKVMDGSTICDYRMVEFMKQTAEKNNIKWQPEILTAGGTDTAGVQRMGKQGSIAGAISIPTRHLHQVIEMANKDDIDGCIQLLKVCLETLDQYDWAHR, encoded by the coding sequence ATGAACGTAGACTTACTGAAGAACATTTGTGAAGAAGCCGGTGCCCCTGGCTTTGAAGAGCGAGTACGCCAACTAGTCATTAAAGAAGTAGAACCGCTAGTAGACCATTGGGAAGTGGATAATATGGGCAGCGTGGTTACGATAAAGAAAAGTAAAAATAATCCGGATGGTAAGAAAGTAATGGTAGCCGCTCATATGGATGAAATTGGCTTTATGGTTACTCACGTAGATGATAATGGTTTCATTCGCTTTCATACCTTGGGTGGTTTTGACCCTAAAACTTTGACCGCTCAGCGAGTAATTGTCCACGGAAAGAAAGACTTGGTGGGTGTAATGGGCAGCAAACCCATCCACGTGATGACACCCGAAGAACGCAACAAAAACCCGAAGACCACCGACTACTTTATCGATTTGGGTATGAAAGCCGACGAAGTAAAAGAACTAGTGAGTGTTGGCAACCCCATTACCCGCGAGCGGGAATTAATTGAGATGGGCGACTGTGTGAATTGCAAGTCGCTTGATAACCGAGTATCAGTGTTCATTTTGATTGAAACATTACGACAACTAGGCGACGTACCCTACGATGTGTACGGCGTATTCACCGTGCAAGAGGAAGTAGGTTTACGCGGTGCCAACGTAGCTGCTCACGCTATTAACCCTGATTTTGGCTTCGGACTAGATGTTACCATCGCTTTTGATCTGCCGGGTGCACAAGCTCATCAGAAAATCACCTCGCTCGGCGAAGGGGCGGCTATCAAGGTAATGGACGGTTCTACCATCTGCGACTATCGCATGGTAGAGTTTATGAAGCAAACTGCCGAGAAGAACAATATTAAATGGCAACCCGAAATACTCACTGCTGGAGGTACTGATACCGCTGGAGTGCAACGGATGGGTAAGCAAGGTTCCATTGCCGGGGCAATTTCCATTCCTACCCGCCACCTACACCAAGTGATTGAAATGGCAAATAAAGATGACATTGATGGCTGTATCCAACTGCTGAAAGTTTGTCTGGAAACCCTCGATCAATACGATTGGGCGCACCGGTAA
- a CDS encoding copper resistance protein NlpE N-terminal domain-containing protein produces the protein MKNLQKLFSSALTLCLAITLFSCGNDDEEAIFAEADLMGEWTVSSTEINIPGMDLPAEQMALFGAILSIPEGTTIQLNNDKTYEQEGAELGFLTTNESGTWKLEGGKTLVLTSQDNEDKQYQIRSLNSESAVWYISEKMESGDVSIPGATEVTVESTISLKK, from the coding sequence GTGAAAAATTTACAAAAACTATTTTCGTCAGCACTGACACTGTGCTTAGCTATTACCCTATTTTCTTGCGGTAACGATGACGAAGAAGCAATTTTTGCTGAGGCTGATCTGATGGGTGAGTGGACAGTGAGTTCTACTGAGATTAATATTCCTGGTATGGATTTGCCAGCAGAACAAATGGCTCTATTTGGAGCAATACTTAGTATACCCGAAGGAACTACTATTCAGCTAAACAATGATAAAACTTACGAGCAGGAAGGTGCTGAGCTTGGCTTTCTGACTACTAATGAAAGTGGTACTTGGAAATTAGAAGGTGGTAAGACACTGGTTTTAACCAGTCAGGATAATGAAGATAAGCAGTATCAAATTCGATCATTGAATAGCGAAAGTGCTGTGTGGTACATCTCAGAAAAAATGGAAAGCGGTGATGTTAGTATTCCGGGAGCAACGGAAGTGACTGTTGAAAGCACTATCAGTCTAAAAAAGTAG
- a CDS encoding phosphatase PAP2 family protein produces MKINKHPLWWFPWGTALFFILSGQYFAYSQGYELKTARETTLLSVGATGTVVGAILRNNRETLKLAEVEELDINDVLALDQLSDGTYREGARITSDVLVGVSLAIPLTLLAFDNARADAGTLGVILLETLAINETLTGITKALAARPRPYTYNSNNPDEIRTMRGNNFSYFSGHTSYAAAMSFFTAKVISDYVDDPGIRAVAWTTAAILPAATGYFRYRAGKHFPTDVITGYVVGASLGYLIPHLHQVGQDRVQLSATVSSPPVMQPMIQVTFVL; encoded by the coding sequence ATGAAGATCAATAAGCATCCGCTTTGGTGGTTTCCCTGGGGAACTGCCCTATTTTTTATATTATCCGGACAGTATTTCGCTTATAGTCAGGGTTACGAGTTAAAGACTGCTCGGGAAACTACTTTACTCTCAGTAGGTGCTACTGGAACAGTTGTGGGTGCCATACTCCGCAATAATCGGGAGACACTCAAACTAGCGGAGGTAGAAGAACTCGATATTAACGATGTGCTAGCGTTGGACCAACTATCCGATGGTACCTACCGGGAGGGTGCTAGAATCACTAGTGATGTGTTGGTGGGAGTCTCTCTGGCAATACCGCTCACTCTGTTAGCATTCGATAACGCTCGGGCTGATGCTGGTACATTGGGAGTAATTTTATTAGAAACCCTCGCTATCAACGAAACCCTAACTGGGATTACCAAGGCTCTAGCAGCACGTCCCCGACCGTACACGTATAACAGCAACAATCCTGATGAAATACGCACAATGCGAGGGAATAATTTCTCTTATTTTTCCGGCCATACTTCCTACGCAGCGGCCATGTCATTCTTTACCGCAAAAGTGATCTCAGACTACGTAGACGATCCTGGCATTCGGGCAGTGGCTTGGACGACTGCTGCTATTCTTCCGGCTGCTACAGGTTACTTTCGCTACCGAGCCGGGAAGCATTTCCCTACGGATGTTATAACGGGCTACGTAGTAGGAGCTTCCCTCGGCTATCTGATTCCTCACTTACATCAGGTAGGTCAGGATAGGGTGCAACTAAGTGCTACCGTAAGCAGTCCTCCGGTAATGCAGCCTATGATCCAGGTCACATTTGTTCTTTAA